One Ostrea edulis chromosome 6, xbOstEdul1.1, whole genome shotgun sequence genomic window, ttcttaaaactttaaaaatgccCTTAAAAGTTCATATACCAATGCCGTactttacataataaaatatatgtaacattaaaacGATATGACAAATTAAAGACCTGTTCTAAAGTAAAAACCCTAAGGATAATTTTGGTTCATCCTTCCTTGCTTTTCCTAAGTATGCActtagtttttataccatacCAAACATAAAGAAGTCTTACAAATGAAAAGGACAATAATCATTCTAATACATTCGGCTCCACCCTGGAAATAAAACCGTTActccctgggatcatgaaatttacaattttggtcaaGGACCcatactccttctaaatatatatttagtttcaatttaatatcaatagcattaaagcagatattatttaaatgtttttacacatacatgtatacattatataatactaagtttggtcccaccctggattcataacctctaccccagggatcatgagattacaatttttggtagaggccttcctactctacatcacaatgcatttagtttttcttgcatatTTGCGGTTGTAGAGAAAACTTGAAAATTCGTCAATTTTTGCTTCTCCCCCAAGGCCCCAAGAATcctaatatttacaatttaagttACCCTTGTCCCATAGATATTTCAtacttttgaaaagaattagaatagtagttatcaaattaattaaaatattcttttgtTCTCAAATTTAATAACTGTCAATTTTGGTCCCACCTAATGTcaaaactcctacccctgggagcatgaaatttacaattttggtaaaggactacctgtcctttctaaatatccatttagtttcaatttagtatcaatagcactaaaaagatgttatttaagtgttttacacataaatactatatagtATATACTAAGTTCGGCCCCGCCAAAGTGTCAGGACGTCTACCCGGGAATCATGAACTGTTCAATTTTGGTGCGGGCCTTCCTACTTTACATCACtatatatttagtttttcttacacgtgtggtTGTACATGTAGAGAGGATTTTtgaaattggtaaattttggcaGTTGTTACAGtaccctgcccctaaggccccaggggtgcaggagttctgacatttacaatttatatccctcttgtcccaaacatgcttcatactaaatttgaaaggaattcgAATGGTAGTTATCTAGACGAagttaaaaatcttcaatttttcaaacatttaataactgaccattttggccccacccagaTACCAAAACTCCAAcacctgggatcatgaaatttacaattttggtaaaggactacctgttcacTCTAAATATCCAATtcgtttcaatttagtatcaatagcactactCCAGTGATctaaaaatgtaaacttttgGTTTCCTGAATTTCttttcaatgtatatattatcCTGGTGGTTtgtttatatacacatgtattgttTTACGTCACACTCGAGATATTTTCACTCATTTAGAAACTTCACCATCTTCTTGGAAAATGCCACAAATTTCAGCAACAGCAATAAAACTTCATAATCATGTCAACGCCTACCATAAATTTCAGCAACAGCGATAAGGCTTCTCTATTGTGCCAATGCCTACCACAAATTTCAGCAACAGCGATAAGGCTTCTCTATCGTGCCAATGCCTACCACAAATTTCAGCAACAGCGATAAGGCTTCTCTATTATGCCAATGCCTACCACAAATTTCAACAACAGCGATAAGGTTTCTCTATCGTGTCAACGCCTACCACAAATTTCAGCAACAGCAATAAGActtctttatcgtgctaacaCCTACTACAAATTTCCACTTACAGCAACAGCAATGGGGCTTCTTTATCGTGCCAGCACCTACCGTGATGCAATTTTTGCTCGTAAACGAAGAATATAGAATAtcttatttgtttgtttatctTTGAGAATTTTCCGCTCATCAGACATAACGTTTACAGCCGTATCAGAAAGGGTTCTCTAGCGTACATGTACTAAAGCCTGTTGTGACACGGACAACGGTTTTTAAGTTCTCGTCCGCAGCGACTGCTGAGAGTGTGGTGAAGGAACAGTCATTACTGTTTTTCTGTAGTTTGACACGGCCAAGGATCGAATCCACAATCATTCGGTCTTACCACTGAGCCAccggtatatatatacatgtgtatatatatatacaccacaTGACGTGAGGCTTCCCGAGTGTCTCTTGATCTTGAAAGGAACGAGAGTTTGCGAAAATCGGTTTGTGAAAGTCTTTCCTTCAGCTGACGCCAACCTATtgaaatataaatgatttacATTACATGCAACAGACACAAATTGTTTTGATGACATGccgaaatgaaatatacattggAAAATCTCGAAGTTTCCAAAAAGCTGAGATAGTTATCAATGCCTTTTATATTATAAGGCTTCAGCAAATaaaattcacatttacatgtCGTTTTCAAGACTTAACCGTcctagaaaaatttacaagGAACCCCACCCTTCTaaaagaaatatgtttaatatgttgttttacGGCTTACTTGAGATATATTCAGTCCTAAAGAGATGTTACCAGCTCAAGGTAAAGCACCACCAATTTAACCTTACGTATGACGCTATCGACCTCTGTGGTGAGggctctttatcgtgccaatgcctgccgTGACCTCTGTTTGAATGCCGGTAAAGCCTCTATCTATATTTTAACCTGGGTCTCTCGGTTGCGAAACAGCGAACTGTCACCTCCGGAAAAAATCATACCACCCTGGCTGTCTCTATCGTAAGCAAGCTTCAGGAAAAAGACCTGAATTTCCTATTTTCTTTGTGGACGCAATCAAAATTCTGCTGACTCTTGACACAAGCTTAAAAAAATGTAAGCTAAATGTCAAAATTACACAATTTCTTATATTtgggagttatctctcttgtcaGAGAAATTGTTCTGTTAGGGTGTGATGTATACCAAGGAAATGCTGCGGAAAATACTTAGGAATTAAATTGATATTGTAGACGTTGATTAATTGTTGAGAATcaatataatacatttacaaaatCTATCTTTCGTGGCCACAAAATTCTCTAAAGGTTTGTGATAAGACGTTCTTTACTATCATACCATCTTTACTATTCTACTAACATATCTTCACTTCCTTTTTATGCAAGGGCAATCATTTTCCGATCGTGTGACCTTTTCTACAACAAGACAGGTTTGCGCCTTGATAAACAGCTCTTCATTCTAAGGCAAGGCTCTCTATCTCTAACCTTATCTTCGCGTACTTCTTTTCCGGATATTTCTGTTCTCTCTATGCTTTCAACAAAGTTTAATCATTACATTATCTTAGCTTCTTTCATCCATTATCATtgcacatatacatacatatttaaatatttagtgACAAACGAAATGTTAACTTCAATAAAAATCAGAACTAATGAACAAGATAACATTGACACTTTATCTACTATTTTTATCACATGAGAAATGTTAGTCTATCGAAATCCTACAAACGATCGTCAATCTAAGCTTTGAACATGCAActctctatatatacatgtactactgtaATATACATGGATAACCCCACTTCTGAACATTACAAACGATATCAGAAAGAtgccgccgtaaaatggctgaaatattgccaaaacggcgtaaaacctcaatcaattatgtataattttattcattttcagCTAGAAAATGTAATTCATATGACAATTTGTCAATATTACCCTTTggtaaaaagaatatttttaattagtTACGATATCtttacttttgatttttttttttacaatttgataagactttttttcaaattcctTACGCTAGTCTCAATTTTTGGCGCATGATATACGGAGTATGTGCTTCGTATTTGTTCAGTGTTTTGGGTTTGTCCACAACTCAAACTCTCCGCAATTTGATACTGCCAAAGAAAAGATTGTAGGATATCAACAGGGAATTAGTGTTTGCTAAAGAAAATTGcatacacatttatatatcatgTCCTAGACCTACCATTCTTGAGCAAAATTTAATCCCATTATTTCTGCTACTTCCAGCTGAAAAAGATGACGCAATCACACGTTTAGTGCACTTCCTACATGCAACAATATGGTCTGAGATATCAGTCTGAAATACCGGTAATTCGTACTTGTAATTCTATGGTCTGAGATATCGGTAGTtcgtacatgtacttgtaattcTATGGTCTGAGATATCGGTAGTTCGTACTTGTAATTCTATGGTCTGAGATATCGGTAGTTCGTACTTGTAATTCTGTGGTCTGAGATATCGGTAGTtcgtacatgtacttgtaattcTATGGTCTGAGATATCGGTAGTTCGTACTTGTAATTCTATGGTCTGAGATATCGGTAGTTCGTACTTGCAATTCTGTGGTCTGAGATATCGGTAGTtcgtacatgtacttgtaattcTATAGTCTGAGATATCGGTAGTTCGTACTTGTAATTCTATGGTCTGAGATATCGGTAGTTCGTACTTGTAATTCTATGGTCTGGGATAGCGGTACTTCGTATTTGTAATACTATGGTCTGAGATATCGGTACTTCGTACTAGTAATTCTATGGAATGGTATATCTGTACTTTGTACTTGTAACGCTAttatctgatatatatatatatatatatatatatgttgtacTTATAACGCTAttatctgatatatatatatatatatgtatgttgtaCTTATAACGCTATTATCTGAGATATCTGTATGTTGTACTTATAACGCTATTATCTGAGATAGCTATACGTTGTACTTATAACACTATTATCTGAGATATCTATACTTTGTACTTGTAATGCTATTATCTGAGATATCTGTACTTTGTACTTGTAATTCTATTATCTGAAATATCTGTATTTTGTACTTCTAACTCTATTATCTGAGATAGCTATACTTTGTACTTGTAACGCTATTATCTGAGATATCTATACTTTGTACTTCTAACTCTGTTATCTGAGATATCTTTACTTTGTTCTTGTAACGCTAttatctgatatatatatatatatatatatatgtatgttgtaCTTATAACGCTATTATCTGAGATATCTGTACTTTGTTCTTGTAACGCTAttatctgatatatatatatatatatatatgtatgttgtaCTTATAACGCTATTATCTGAGATATCTATACTTTGTACTTATAACACTATTATCTGAGATAGCTATACGTTGTACTTATAACACTATTATCTGAGATATCTTTACTTTGTACTTATAACACTATTATCTGAGATAGCTATACGTTGTACTTATAACACTATTATCTGAGATATCTTTACTTTGTTCTTGTAACGCTAttatctgatatatatatatatatatatgtatgttgtaCTTATAACGCTATTATCTGAGATATCTTTACTTTGTTCTTGTAACGCTAttatctgatatatatatatatgtatgttgtaCTTATAACGCTATTATCTGAGATATCTATACTTTGTACTTGTAACGCTATTATCTGAGACATCTGTACTTTGTACTTGTAACTATGGATTGAGATTTGTGTACTTTAATtctatttgaatatttacttgtatttctctttttttttcttttttttctttttttttttttttttttttttgtatccaTGGGTCCAAAGTTGGAAGAAATCTTGTGATTCGATCTAATATGGCAATCCAATTCTTGATCAAGCGAGATCAACAGTTGTCCATAGTTTAAGAATGAATATCCTTCCCATATCATATTCAGTTAATTGAGGAGAGAGGACAGAAATGAGTTAATTTTTACAGATACTAATTCAAGGTAACTAATGTAATTCCAAAACGTTGTTATACAAATTTAGGTTACTAATTTCCAGTGTCAAAATAAGCAATGGCACAATCAATATATAGTTTACAAAGCATGCATCTCTCACAGAACCCAAATATACATTTCAACGATAGTTGACCgtgattatacatgtagtacttgatttttattatcttctttttttttttaaataaaatgcttATCAATATCGCATTTAACAGTATGCTACCTTACCAGGATAAATCAAGTCAATAATTCACAACATTGTAGTACCGACATGATATGAATTATACATGCCCTCTTCCTTTGCACCTCTACGGGCCGGTGATACTAGACTTGTTTTCTGATAACGCCCAACGATCATACCTGGAAAAGTCTTACTATAACGGTGTGTCTTCTCATGCTTTTATCGATTTTGAAGCGAGGAACACAGCTGTCGATATCATTGTGTTTTGCcatattttcatatctttaaCGAAATATACGAAGGTGATTATTTAGTGTGTCTTCAGCATACAATATCCGTGTCCTCTTTGATGTTGTGTGGAACGATCTTAAGAACATTACCGTAATTTACAGCTGTTCGTGGATATACATATTTCCGGTAGAAATATTGATAAACAACGATTGGGAattctttcttttatttctttcaacTCGAGACGGGGAATAATCAGCGGATCCTCGCtatctgtacatgtactagGACACGAAAATCAATACGATTACCCGACATTAAATTTCGGGTGTCTGATAAAAACCGAAGCAAGACGGAGCTTGCCAAAACTTTAGGGATCATAAATGTTGATATTATAGACACACAAGGTGTATCAAGGCTATAGTGTAATATTCATCACATGAAGATCCGTATGTGAATGTTCTTAGTGCTAGTTAGCATGTGATTGTTCTTTGGTCGGTTTTTGGATAAAACAGCTGGTCCATGATTGTGAAAAGGAAACGGAGAATCCCATTTTACTTTCGCATGGGCTTCGGCATCAGTAAACAAGTGACTATAACTGAACGTCATAAAGAACGATACAGGTGAGTGAAGGGGGTCCATGTAAAGAACGATACAGGTGAGTGAAGGGGGTCCATATTACAAAGTTGTGAAATCAAATATAATTTAAGTTTTTTTCTGTACACCATTTTGTGGTCAGCACTAGAGGTTCAGTTGGCCACCTGCCACGCCCACTGTGATAGCACCAATCCTCGTTACGTTTCATCCTAAAATAGTTATTAATTAATGTAAAAATCGTTGTATGAATCACAGCAGCTGTTACTCCGGGCCATTCTTCTTTTTCCTCTTCTTCTATTGATTAACAATTTGACAAGAATGAATGCATCTTCTTTTGTATTTGTATGGTATACTCAACTAAAAATCTGTTATGACCGCGCAGATATGACGACGCACTGAAAACGGACCAGTTTTGAACATACTGTAAACTTTATCTTCCTCGATTGACCATTTAATATCTAAACACTGTTGTGAATTTATTCACTGATAGGTCTATTTGCCCGGGTCTTATTTTCAGAATGTAATCTGCCAAGTGAATTGAATATTGGTTTTACCGTCTTATCTTTCATTTGTTCCTCCACTGGGAGAAGGTAAAAGAGTTTTGAGAAAGGTTAACGGTAGTAATCAAATTATATTGGCAATTGCATGGCGTACGTCTCGTTAGAATGCGGTTCTTGTAGAGGTTCAATACCTATACGGCGTTATTCTGTTCAATCTCTACGGAAAATCGATACGGAAGTGAGGTAAGGTAACTGCAAGAGTGCAACAACTGCAAGTTTATTGCTGGTTTACAAGTATACACCTATAGATTGGTGGTTAGCGCGAGTAAAggcgtacatgtacatgtatatacctacATGACCATATGAAGTGATCAATGATCGACTCCTCAGGTGTTTCGGGTATTTAGAGTACACTACATATCCCGCAACAACTCTACacacctgtttttatattaaattacAGGGGAAAAGAATTGGTTTTCATAAATGTGGAACAATAAAGAAACGCCTATTTATTTTTCTCTATCGGTAGATTTAAACCCCATTTGACCACATACCCCCATATTATTGTATCTAAACAGTTTACTTTGCTCATGTCATTCATTGTACAGTGTCTTATGTTGTCCGATGGCTGTAAATAAAGTTGTTAAACGTTAGAATGTACCTCCTAGACTGATgactatattgtacatgtaccagggGAATCGATTTACCTTTTTATGATGGATCACAATGAGATATACGTAAATAGAAAGATAATGACAACGGTTACGATAAAAGTAACATCACTtccattaaattaaaaatggaTAGTTAACCACTTTTTCATATAATATATGCGGCGGGGTGGACAAGTACATATCTCCGCCATGTTCTCCCCTTTTCTTCACTTCCTTCTCCGTAGTTTCACCTATCTCTCTATCCCTTTTCTTCGCTTCCTCCTCCGTAGTatcacctctctctctctctatcccTTTTCTTCTCCCTCCATAGTTTCACCTCTCTCTATCCCTTTTCTTCTCTTCCTTCTCCATAGTTTCACCTCTCTCTCCATTTTCTTCTCTTCCTCTTCCGTAGTttcacctctctctctctccttctccGTAGTTTCACCTATCTCTCTATCCCTTTCTTCTCCTCTCCCTCCGTACGTTCACCTCTCTCCCTCCGTACGTTCACCTCTCTCCCTCCGTACTTTCACCTCTCTCCCTCCGTACTTTCACCTCTCTCCCTCCGTACTTTCACCTCTCTCCCTGCAGTCCTCCTTCGTTTTACTCTGTCCACCTCCACATGTACGGGAAttatagatatatttctttaacCCGATGCAAATTCACAAATGTCAATGTCTTTTGTGTATTTCTCCTAATACAAAAAGAAATGTATGacttttttttccatttgtgGTTAGAGTGCTAAACAAACAAGACTGATGCACATGATCATGTTCACAAAAAGGCACATGTAGCTACTGTTGCATTTACTCAGCACTTCACCCTCAGCATAGCGTTTTCAAACagcacgaatttcacaatttgtgTGGAGTTTTGCGTCAGTTAtggttagatacatgtacataagaaaTAGAGAACAAAAACCATTTCAGTACACTGAACAATGTGATGCTCGTAATACGTGTAGGCTTACGTGTATTACATCCTACACGAATAGCTCAGTCAGACAGTAAGGGAGATGTtaaattaaaagaatattaCTCTGgaaatctgtaaaaaaaaattaatttttttttagatcttcAGCGATCGTATTCAGTCGTGTGGATGCGGAGGGGGTCCTGAAGTTTGAGGTGGCTGGGACCTACTTACTCTTCAGAGACTATGAGACCGATCACCTGTACTTATCCGTGAGGTAATCACACCGCTCATGTCAGTTTGATTTCCATCAGAAAGATTCGTATGAAAAAGaggaaaaatttaatatttggtttacttttacaaatacatatagTTTCGGTTGATCTATGTTTAATATAAAAGAACCAAAttgcacatatacatatatgtatatcaaagaCAACAATATTATCCTACAGATCCAACGACTTTGTGGAGCACCACATGATCAACTTTGAAGACAACCTGTACTATATGGGCAACCAACCTTATCCTTATCTCGACTCCATCATTCTCTATCATCAACGACACAAACTTAATGGAATCAAACTCACCCATCACGTATGTGTCATGAACCAAACGTTACGTGTTTAACAGACTTTTATTATTAGTCATCACACTGTACATTCAAAACGAATTTTTAAACGAAATGTGTTATGTTCACGTTTTATCAACTAGACTCGATGCGTTGTCGAGGTGaaaatcattatatcattatttttttcttggaTACAATTCTAGTTTTCAATTTCAGGCTCATCTTAGTGCTCGCACTGTCAAAGCATTCACAACTAAAGTAATGCGTCACAATGGAAATTTGCCAGAAATGGACAATGACATCAATATCCATGACAGTTCTCCCCATATTGCCAGTGTAGAACATACGAATGATGACGTCATCAAGACCCGGATATCAAAATCTAGTGGAAGATTGTGGATTTCCGGTACAATGCAGCAATCACTCAAGCGTATATCTATGCCGATTCCAGAGGCCTACCATCATCTCGGAGACGTCGACAGTAGATTGACTCAGAGTTTCAGAGACAGTGGTGATTTCCTATCAAAAGCGGAAAGTTTCGAGGAATTAAACGGAGACATTTTCGATACAACTTTCTCCGCCAGAAAGCGTTCTGACGACACAGCCAGTGAGTGTAGCTCGGTAAATATAGACAATGACAGCAACAGCGTTAGAACTTTCAAACATGAGGATGACGACGGTGTTCTTGTTTATGATACACATTTATGACATCTTATGAATGTATTTTTATAACTTAATAGTATTCAACTACATTGAGTTATTCTATATCAGCACATACACATATGTTAGTGTTCTATATTACTGTATGTTCAAAATGAAtcagatttatattttatacagatgtagagtacatgtatctacttaatctactatatatatatatatatatatatatagagagagagagagagagagagagagagagagattgtatttatatatttgtataaggGATGCAAtatattatattgtatatattcacGACATACAtcgtattatttattttattttatcatttgtgTGAAAGCTATCAACAAATCGTCATCACTGAAATTATTACAACATTAAGAAACATTTCAAGGTTATGTCAGGtacaattttaatttcaaacgAGAGATAACTAACTACCAACCGTCCGGATGTAGTGTCACTGTTGCTAGAGATAACTAACTACCGTCCGGATGCAGTGTCACTGTTGCTAGAGATAACTAACTACCGTCCGGATGTAGTGTCACTGTTGCTAGAGATAACTAACTACTGTCCGGATGTAGTGTCACTGTTGCTAGAGATAACTAACTACTGTCCGGATGTAGTGTCACTGTTGCTAGAGATAACTAACTACTGTCCGGATGTAGTGTCACTGTTGCTAGAGATAACTAACTACTGTCCGGATGTAGTGTCACTGTTGCTAGAGATAACTAACTACCGTCCGGATGTAGTGTCACTGTTGCTAGAGATAACTAACTACCGTCCGGATGTAGTGTCACTGTTGCTAGAGATAACTAACTACTGTCCGGATGTAGTGTCACTGTTGCTAGAGATAACTAACTACTGTCCGGATGTAGTGTCACTGTTGCTAGAGATAACTAACTACTGTCCGGATGTAGTGTCACTGTTGCTAGAGATAACTAACTACCGTCCGGATGTAGTGTCACTGTTGCTAGAGATA contains:
- the LOC125647389 gene encoding uncharacterized protein LOC125647389; the encoded protein is MIVKRKRRIPFYFRMGFGISKQVTITERHKERYRSSAIVFSRVDAEGVLKFEVAGTYLLFRDYETDHLYLSVRSNDFVEHHMINFEDNLYYMGNQPYPYLDSIILYHQRHKLNGIKLTHHAHLSARTVKAFTTKVMRHNGNLPEMDNDINIHDSSPHIASVEHTNDDVIKTRISKSSGRLWISGTMQQSLKRISMPIPEAYHHLGDVDSRLTQSFRDSGDFLSKAESFEELNGDIFDTTFSARKRSDDTASECSSVNIDNDSNSVRTFKHEDDDGVLVYDMSLLLEITNYRPDAVSLLLEITNYRPDVVSLLLEITNYCPDVVSLLLEITNYCPDVVSLLLEITNYCPDVVSLLLEITNYCPDVVSLLLEITNYRPDVVSLLLEITNYRPDVVSLLLEITNYCPDVVSLLLEITNYCPDVVSLLLEITNYCPDVVSLLLEITNYRPDVVSLLLEITNYRPDVVSLLLEITNYCPDVVSLLLEITNYCPDVVSLLLEITNYRPDVVSLLLEITNYRPDVVSLLLEITTNHPNVVSLLLEQGHSPNTTRIMGTYLLVLPMIWLNILTVLSKSEEPWQCREEFCYSLITQYGGISFSRAEEKCMEHNSSLASIHSEEERQYVESIRKTSVGMPVWLGMRRSENGRTWVDRSAVNYLPPPWDYHSAKNQETCIYTSGDWYEGTCSNNLYFVCKRKAEKKPSSYSVLSKSTSEFWTTEMRWTPLIHISTQDNVMEKDEVESVASTTTALSEDLSLTEKLKHSEDHERPYDEQEFREMLKSLKVKKKKVSTKEAPGSQAIGVVAILILLIMFTGVILLDLNTFRQNWKMFRRNMSYVRRK